One genomic segment of Centropristis striata isolate RG_2023a ecotype Rhode Island chromosome 13, C.striata_1.0, whole genome shotgun sequence includes these proteins:
- the cacng4b gene encoding calcium channel, voltage-dependent, gamma subunit 4b, which produces MAWCDRGVQTLLATVGAFAAFSLMTIAIGTDYWLYSRAYICNSTNATTDETQSQPKTKKGDLTHSGLWRICCIEGINQGTCYRINHFPDDNDYDTDSSEYLLRIVRASSVFPILSTILLMLGGLCVGVGRVYNKTNNVLLSAGILFVAAGLSNIIGIIVYISSNAGDPSDKRDDDKKYTYSYGWSFYFGALSFIVAETVAVLAINIYIEKNKEIRWRARREFIRSLSSSSPYSRIPSFRYRRRTSHASSHSTEASRENSPVTGLKGAASSSGALDELSMYALARDSVTDNTYSPEHESSAEFLQVHNCFPNDLKDGVNRRTTPV; this is translated from the exons ATGGCGTGGTGTGACCGCGGGGTTCAAACGCTGCTGGCCACCGTGGGGGCTTTCGCTGCCTTCAGCCTGATGACCATCGCCATCGGCACGGACTACTGGCTCTATTCGCGGGCGTACATCTGCAACAGCACCAATGCCACCACAGACGAGACCCAGTCGCAGCCCAAAACCAAGAAGGGCGATCTCACCCACTCCGGGCTGTGGAGAATCTGCTGTATTGAAG GCATCAATCAAGGCACCTGTTACAGAATCAACCATTTCCCTGATGACAACGACTACGACACCGACAGCTCTGAATACCTGCTGC gtatAGTCCGAGCCTCCAGCGTGTTCCCCATCCTCAGCACCATCCTGCTGATGCTCGGCGGGCTGTGTGTCGGGGTGGGCCGAGTCTACAACAAGACAAACAACGTCCTCCTCAGCGCCGGCATTCTCTTTGTAGCTGCAG GTCTGAGCAACATCATCGGCATCATCGTCTACATCTCCAGCAACGCAGGAGACCCCAGCGACAAACGAGACGATGACAAGAAGTACACCTACTCCTACGGCTGGTCCTTCTACTTCGGCGCCCTCTCCTTCATCGTGGCGGAAACGGTGGCTGTCCTCGCCATCAACATCTACATCGAGAAAAACAAGGAGATCCGCTGGCGGGCGCGGCGCGAGTTCATCcgttctctctcctcctcttctccgtATTCCAGGATACCGAGTTTCCGATACCGCCGGCGGACATCGCACGCCAGCTCTCACTCCACAGAGGCGTCGCGGGAGAACTCGCCAGTGACCGGTCTGAAGGGGGCGGCGTCCTCCAGCGGGGCCCTGGACGAGTTGTCGATGTACGCACTGGCGAGGGACAGCGTCACGGACAACACGTACAGCCCCGAACACGAGTCGTCTGCCGAGTTCCTCCAGGTCCATAACTGTTTCCCCAACGATCTGAAGGACGGGGTGAATCGCAGGACCACGCCCGTGTGA